The Pecten maximus chromosome 6, xPecMax1.1, whole genome shotgun sequence DNA window TGATTTCTTGTATGTTGCTGTTCCCGTAAAATCCTTCACAAACACCACAGGGATTAGATTTCATAACATAGGCCACAGGAACAAGTGGAAGGCCTTTCTAAAAATCTGAAAGCGAAATAACCAGTGTCGCTAGCAATAGAGCGCTTTCTTCGATTTCCGTCATCGTGGTCTTCAAGGAGGGCCTCTGTGTCCAAAAGGGCCGGGTCGTCCTCAATTATATCAATGGAACTAGGCAACTCAGGAAAAAAGTAGTCGCAGTACACAAGAATCCTTTGTGTGAAGATTCCACTCTCGAAACACCTTGAGACATTGTTGCAGCACGTTTTCctaaaagaaaatgtatatcGGGGCAATAAGGACACATACTTTTAAAGGATCGTAATTTATTTTCTGAATATATTACATCCTacgagatatatatataatatatacatggcaATATCGAATTGTGTGGAAGAACACTCGCTTGAcattatatatgaaaaataaaatctttaatatatattcTGTTCGTCATCGCACGGTAACTGATTATGGCAAATCACCAGTCCTGGTTCCCAGTGTCGTTCAAGGCCTTCGACCTCTGGTAAAAAAAATGGTGGAGTGGGATCGCATGGCAGGGGAGAGTGTTCATGACGATGAGAAAACGAGCAAGCGAGATCGCAAGAGCGAAAAAGCGAGGTTAACATCGCTCCCTCGGTCTGTCGAGTTGGTTCGTGAAGTGTAATAGCGGGTGGCATACATGTATGCGGTGTAAGTATATGTAAGTACCCCATTTCCATTACCATTGATATTAAAAGATTGTCAAAATAAATACCAATGCCTATGCTCTACAAATCGATTTTTTAAAATCACAGTGAATGCCATaccatttattcattttttctatgtaaaatttataataGTGGCTGTTAACAAATCaattattttctgttgttaATGATGATAGAAATACATTTACCATatgttattacatacatattactGATAAGTATAAAGAACGGGGACATAAACTAATAAACCATCCATCAGCACTACTTAGCTGTCCACGGTAATGAGGGACACATATGTATACCACTCTCCTTATGTATTATTGACCCGTCTAGAGTGTACTTACCAGTGTTGGGTTAAGGAATAGATAACAATACCATTATCTATGTGCCCTTTGTCAGTGTTGGTTGTGAGGATAGGTAACAATTTGTATTACTTATCAGACAGTGTTGGTTATAGTGGATAGATAGCAATGCCACTGTAcgtatgtattgtattatttatcaGTGCTGGTTAAGGGGGATAAATAGCAATaccattatatatttgtattacttATCAGTGTTGATTATGGGGGGAAATAACAATACCATTATCTATGTGTATCATTTATCGGTGATAGATTGCAATACCATTTCATTGTGAAAATATAAGTGATATTTTCACCCGGTTGAAAAGAAGTTCTATTTTTCCACGTTTACttaatataataaacaaaatccGTCGCGTCAAACGAGCCTCTGTTTCGTCGCGTTTAAAAATTGGTCTCCAATTAGAAAACATAACAAGCCCACAGGGTTAGATCCTGATAGTGACAGTGATTTAATATCACGTTCAGATCTCAATATTTgcatttgtttgttgttattcATCTTCTGTGTCCTTCCGCAAACGACTTCAATATGTCGGCCTGCCATATTTACAGCCACAGACATGTCACTCTGCCAAATATCGACAGCTGTGTTGCCGCTGATATTATCATGCGAACACTTTCAATAATTCTAGAGTGGTAAAATCACAATCTATTGATCTTAGAAtactttttcatttatttatttattttcaccCCACTCgatgaaatatataactgttattcTTCAAGAAGCAGGAATACCCTCTCTATGAAATTGAGTATTAGGAACTGATTAAGATATTATCTGCGTACATTACTTACTCTGAGCAGGATATGTGTTCGACTTGCTGAAGATTCGGCTCTACTATAAGACACAGCACTTTTCCACCAAGTTTGAAATACCCATATATCGTCTTTGTTTCAGGTTGACAAACAGGCCTTCCCCTATTAACCAAAGCGTTCGTGTAATTAATGTTCAATAGCACCTGTCTATgttataaagtacatgtatacaaaaagTAATGTAATAGTACGTGAATATGTTATAAAGTATACAGCAAAGTAATTGAATAGCACGTTAGCTCTTGTTATGAGGTATACTGTAAAGTAAAGGAAAagcaaataaatatatcatatcaatgtaaagtaatTGAGATGCACGCAAACATATTTCTCTGCTAAATGAGAGAAAATGATTCGAACGTGATTATATTATGATGCTTACAGCAAAGAAATTGAATAGCAGTTGAATATATTGTGGTGTATTCAACAAAGTAACGACAAAGCAAGATGATATGTTAATATGTATAAAGAAAAGTACTGAAATAGCACGAGAGTATGTTACCGTGTAAGCAgtaaaataattgaataaattaatgTTATATTCTGAGGTTCATGACAAagtaacagaaaagcaagtgAATATGTTACTATGTATACAACAAAGTAACATAAAAGCACGAGAAGTATTGAAATAGCACGTGAATATGTTAACATGTATACAGGGACTGAAATAGCACGTGAAtatgttaacatgtatatagggacTGAAATAGCACGTGAATATGTTAACATGTATACAGGGACTGAAATAACACgtgaatatgtaaatatgtataaagcAAATGACTGAAATAACACGcgaatatgtaaatatgtatattgtaaaggaCTGAGTTAGCACGTGACTATGTTAACATGTATAAAGGAAAGTAACACATGGATACCGTCCTCCTACCATAATTTAGATCACGGCACGGTGGGTGTCTGATGGATTAAATCAAAATAAgttaaattaaatcaattttaattgaattgaaagtGTCACGCATTTAAATTCAAGTATTCAAATATAAGTATAGATGTACATTTAGTAAAATATAGTGCAAAATGGGAaatgcacacacacacacacacacacacacacacacacacacagtcTCACTTATATCCTTCTGATGACCATTCATCAGTATGAGTTATGAagtataagtgatttacagtattcgCTTAAAATAACTAAATAACATATACTGCAACTGCGTGAAACAAGTACGTGATATGTTAACTTACAGTGACAGATGAGGAACTTCCTTCACAACATTTGACAATCGGTCGATGTAGCCCAACGCCCGTGAGTGATTATAAAGGCTCTCAGTCATGCGGTTCCTACATTTTGAACATCACAAAGTATAAACTTTTCACtgaatacaaatacatgtagtatacatTTGGAGTACTCTTTATATTTCATTCTTGGAGatatcattattaaaaaaaatcaatccaGCTAAAATAGTAACTGAAGTTGGTTAATATAGACCCTCATACCTATGCTGTTTAAACGGCATTATCAAACATATACGTTTGGACTAGTGTACGTGTTTATGTGTCCAATTTAGAGTCTGAGGATAGTATTTCATTCCGTGGGATGAACGAGTGCTATCAACTTCCATTGGCACggcatttattatttttattttttcgcGCTCAACACGCATTACGCTGTTTGACATCAAAGTTGTGTCGTTCATAACGACTATAATGCACTATCTCCTTGAATCCGTGTATAACTTTCTGTCGTAATTATGAATCATTGTTCGACTTACCATAGGCTTTGATAGTATATAGTCCGCAGGGGTTCATATATATAATCCATTTTCTTCACTTCAGTTGTGTCCCCATATATAACGCCACAATCTGGTTCATCCAGATAAACGGCATTGACACAAACATAGCAGGAAATCAAATAGAGGATGGGCAACCCTAGTAAAATCTGAAATCAACAGTTTACCGAATCACAACACAACAAAAATGATATGTTACTTTAGGTAAGTTACTGTCTCCATAAGATCCACTTAGAAACTGACGTGTATTGGTAAACTACTAAAATAccgaaaatgaaataaaaaccgCTAAAAACCgctgtaaatatgttttgtttttttttttattgcttttttctttttctttttgttttatgtttcaCGGGATATGTATGTGTACCTTCCGGGATATCTTGGCTTTTGTCAGTTTATATTTTGTTCGTATTTCcttcattttaatgatttttgaGATATTTTGTTCGTACGATTTTTGATGtagtttgtttgtattttccctaatttaaaagatttttgatatattttgaaatgcgTTCACACATCGGAATTCCCCTTTCTGCTTTTAAAACAGACTTTTAAAACAGACTTTTAAAACAGACTTTTAAAACAGACTTTTTCAGTGtctgattgaaaaaaaaatctgctttTCCTCAGTAAGGAATCATGTGTTTGAAATTGCTTTTTGAACACATGTAACATTGATgtgcaataaaatatattatcaaactGCATACATTAAACATATCAAATTCACCTTCTAACTCCATGTTTCACTCTACACATGCTATCAAAACATAAGATTACACTACCAAAAACACATTGTAGTCAAGGTATTTATATCATCCAATATACTAACTATCAAAACATATGATTAAACTACCGAAAACACATTGTAGTCAAGGTATTTATATCATCCAATATACTAACTATCAAAACATATGATGaactacaaaatgtatcaaaaacaCATTGCAGTCAGGGTATCATCTAAAAGTGGTATATTTAGCTTGGCGATTATGTGTCGTTGGTAGTGAATTCGATGCCCGGTCCAAGAACAAGTCATAAAATTGTCGTCAGTTTTGTTTTCTATCGaattataaacacaatataataTCCACTATCcgaaaattttgaaattcctGTTATAATGGCGCTGTGAAGAGTATTACTTATAGCGTTACTTATCAATTGTCTCGCTTTCAGATAACTAAATGAAAGTGCCGAATACATAGTTGatctacattataatataattcaTTTACAAATGCATTACTTATAACCGATTACTGAACTGGCCATTACTATACCTTCATTGCCCTCTTCATGTTCGCCTGGTTACACGCCCAGAAACTTGTCCTAGATGTCTTTTCACTGTCGCTCGGAAAAACGTTGATCGAAACCTGTGTCTCAGAAAGTCGGTATGTAAACTAGCAAATTGACACACCGCTAATGATACTCCACAGTAAGACAGAGtatactttaaaatgtttacaatgaagtcatttttgttttacataaggCCGTTGGCAAGAACCTTTTTTCTTATTGTCTGTTCTTTTGATGTTCATTCCCTAATCACCATTACTGAAATATCCTTATAGATAGTTGTCCAGTTCAGAATGGCCTAGAGAGAAGTTAActttaaaatcatttgttttgAGTGATATTTATGTTAATGTAACGTTTTAGCATGGATGCTTCTATATTTATAAAGTTGATATAGTGTGTTCAAACGAGCGGAATCGAACTGGCCTAAAGGTTCGTCATCTTCATCAATCCGAacatcaaaaatattatttaatgtatattatattaacaGTTTCTAAGTGATGGCCGTTGagcaataaatattaatttatgcACGCTTAGAGCGAGCAATCTAAACGCTGACCTATTTCGTGAGCATTGGAGAAATTCCcctacatgtacctacatttACACTTGTAGCCATGGAGATAAAACAGAAGAGCATCACTTCTTTATATATCCCCTTTTTAACGATTGAAGATGAAAACTTATGGAAATCAAAACTTATAAACTCTTTTATTTTCCATGGTCATTTTGAGCCTCGAACCttattttctttgattttgaagttgaagtttgttatcgcaatttcttCAGAAGCACTGGTATGATATTTCTCCAACTTTATGAACTATGCTATGagattataaacaaatatattgcaacaaacaaataaattgaaaaaaaaaaaaaaaagcggaGATACACACAAAAAGTTCAGCTACAATTTTTTTAAAGCGTTATCACTAAACTCCctttataatacattataaattcTGTATTTATTTGACCAAGTTGTACTTTTGTATCTgttgacacatatatatattaacagtttcaatgcaattaattaaaaacactCCTAATGATGAGATGTCCATTCTGGTAACCGCTTTGTTTTGACGTCTATGTAATGCGTTTCGATAAAGACATATTTAAGGTTATGATGACGAAACAAATGGCAAATGAAGCTGACAAGTCCCATACCAGTGATAATACCTGTTTACAGTTACTGTAGAAGGGTATTGATGGAATCTTAACGTGTATCGTAACCCACAAGGCTTGTCACCTTCCTTAGTTTTTTCTAAGCATTTTATCGAAGAAGTCTTTGTAAATAATGGCCTAGCATCTACTGATTTACTCTTTTTTTTACAGATTATTCTGCTTGTGAGAATGACTCTAAGTAATGTGGTCTAAATGTGGACAACCATTGTAGACACCTGTTCTTTTTATATAGATCCTGAAAGGCTGAGCGTTGAATAAGTTGAGCAACGCCAATCAGGTATGTTTAAAACCAATCAAATTTTTTAAGATACCATTCTAATTTTCCCTTAGGTGGGATAATGTATTCAGGTAATTAAAAGGTTGCTTTTTTTATAACTACTGCTATcaaattacacaacaaatttcgCTCGTGTTACCAAACAATGTTATAAGGACATCAACTAAAATATTGGTAGAAGCTAACATATTTGATATGAATTCttaaaaagttttatttgttttttagttttagTTGTTTACGgaaaaaatcaacaaacaatGACACTAGAAACAAATACctacaaacaatatttacaagaCACCGAAGCGGAGGTCGCATATCATATATGACTCGAATATCATTTGGTCGTTATATGCGCACTTTTGTAAAATTACTGTCGTAGAAGTGAAGAACGGTATATGGAGGATATTGAATATTTCacaagtatgacagaatatcgaatagcgaagcacgagtgaaaaatatcgtaATATTCTGTCACATGACGTAAGCTATTTATCAcaagtggccgagtggttaaggtgtcccgacactttaacactaaccctccacctctgggtcgcgagttcgaaacctacacggggcagttgccaggtactgaccgtaggccagtggtttttctccgggtactccggctttcctccacctccaaaacctggcacgtccttaaatgaccctggctgttaataggacgttaaacaaaacaagccAAGACACGAGTATGACAAAATACTGGTATTTTCCATGAGTGCAATACCAATACGTCGGGAACATGTTATATTCAACAGGAAATCATTCAGTTGTTTATTTCCTTCTTTTAAGACATCAGAAAAgtaaaatagaaaagaaaatgCGTCGAATAGTCAAAACAGTGTCAAAGTAGGCAGCGCTTGACAACAATTTTGAACgcaatttcattgttttttgaCTGCCGTTTCTGAAGTTTACCTTGATTTACGCAACAATATTTTCCTATCTAATTTGATCTTATAGTATGGTGGTCAATACGTGCACAAAAGATAATTTCTTCATCAAGTCTCTACTTTGACATTTATATAAACTGGTATTTtacttctatttttttttttttctaaacccAATGTGCTAGTTGGGTACATACAATTACAGCTACAGTGTTTCTGTTATAATCATTTTCGTAAAGGTTTCAAATATAGGATGATATTAACGTTCATGAAGTAATTGTGACGTCAAATAGAGTGAAAATTACCGTCAACACCACTCAAAGTCATAGAACGATACACAAGAAGATCTGACCACGAAGAAAAAGGAAATGATTGACGTCAACTGAGGCAGTATTGCCACGAACATTCAGCATTCATTACCGTGATGCTCATGTGATGGAAATAAAATAATGGAAATCACAATATAGATTATGTTTCAATGAAAAGCAAGCAGACTTCAAAGGAAATAGTAAACAAATTCAATCTTGTGGAAACAACCatcatcagttttttttttttttttttttacagcgAGACAGTTATTGAATAGTGCTGGAGAAAAGACTGCCAATTCAACAGCCCCGACCCCGTGAATGTCTCTTTGACATGTTAACAAATCGCCGCTATCTGGAGAATGCAGTATACATACTTCTGTCCATTGACTATACATGTGACTGTTTGTCAGTAACAATGGGTAAACATAACACTAGAACGTTTAAAGGATCATTATGTCACATGTAGAAATTACCAAATACACGTCATTTTTTCCATTTCATGTGTTTATTCCGAACCATAAAAGGCAATTGTCTACAAATATATCTAGAAGACGTGCTGTTTATCgcagacaatacagtttacaaATCATGATAAAATAGTCAAAGaatgatttataataatattgtgACAATACTAATTGTATTCAATGAATCACGCTAATCACATTATTCATATCATACAATTTGATTTGTCATAAACTATCCTTAATGACAGTATATTATAATACGGAAATGTTAACAATCATTCACAGTGGTCCGCTACAAACATAACAACTCACCCTAAGAAAGGTTAGATGCCAATTCACCATAGCATTTTCTCGATATGATTTCAACAGCCCGTGATAACAAAAGGGCACATTTCAACATTATAAGATACAACATTAATAACAGATTCAATTACACCATCGCGCTcgttattatacatgtatacatgtgatTTATATAATCATAGATACTTAAATATGATTCACCGctgacatataaatatatttatgtctAAATCTTCATCACGATAACAAAGTCACGACTTAGCTATGTTTTTTGCTACCTATAAAGAGTCACAAGTATATATCAAGAACAACTGAGAAGAACTGTTTCcagtaaatgtcattttattaaatgacGAATAACATGGCAGGCATGGTAACAACAATGTCGGCCATGCTGcctaaacatatttacaacataaacagtatcttcatattatatacaacataaacaatatcttGATAGTATATAGCCAAAAAGGTGGAGCGCAAAATACGCCAACCACATAcagtattttgatattatttacaacataaGCACAAATTACGCCTATTATATAGCCAAAAAAGTGGAGCACAATCTACGCCTGAGATGAAGTACAGCTTTTAAAACGAAGGTTGGGATAGTGGGACAACGAAATTCCGAGCACCAGTCTTTCGAAAGTAAATATCAGAAATGACCACGTGGCATGAATCCGACTGTCTGATTGGATGTCGGATCATGTGTGGGTGTACTTGGTTCCCCTCCATCGTGTCATATTACCGTCATCGATTACGGGTTTTTTTGTGGGAGAACTCGATTTACTTCAGCCGTGTTATATAAGTATTCACTCCATTAATTTGGCTActttacacacatacataatattacGATGTACAacataaatttatttatttgcataaatggtataTAATCACAAATACAAGAATAGCTACATGTAACACCAATTTACAAAACCATCTAATGATTTCTgcatataataaatatttttcaaa harbors:
- the LOC117328907 gene encoding uncharacterized protein LOC117328907, producing the protein MKRAMKILLGLPILYLISCYVCVNAVYLDEPDCGVIYGDTTEVKKMDYIYEPLRTIYYQSLWNRMTESLYNHSRALGYIDRLSNVVKEVPHLSLGRPVCQPETKTIYGYFKLGGKVLCLIVEPNLQQVEHISCSEKTCCNNVSRCFESGIFTQRILVYCDYFFPELPSSIDIIEDDPALLDTEALLEDHDDGNRRKRSIASDTGYFAFRFLERPSTCSCGLCYEI